The nucleotide sequence agagcaaaaacatGGAAAGGGTGTCCAATCAGAAggccttggtggcacatgcctttgatcccagcacttgaaaggcagaggtagacagatgtctgtgagtttgaggccagcctcgtctatatagagttccaggacaatcaggactacatcacgagaccctgtctcaaaacaaacaacaaaaaaagagttttcaattaGACGGCTGTCTTCCCAGGGTGCCTCTGTACACTTTCCATCCACATATTTCATTCTCACCTGAGTTCCCATAGTCCTGTGAGCCAGGGGCAAGGCCACGGCAAATGTTTGCTTCGTTTACATATGGCAAATCAAAGTCCTCCACAAAGTAGGCATTATGCCAACCTCCAATTTACCAAAGAATAAATGAGTCCAGAAAGGAAGTAActtgcctgaggtcacacagcatGGAAACAAAGGAGGTGGGATTTGAACCTGAGTATGTAGAGTGTAGACATGATTAAGGAAGTTCACGAGAGCTCGTAAAAAGGATAACAACTGTTTATTTGGAGAAACACAGTAAAAAAGTTGCAGTTGCCCTCTGCTCTGTCAGTGCTAGGAGCTGTATACAGAAACTAAGACTGCCAGCTTCCTGTCTGGGTTATCAGGCCACATGTAGTACCTCAGGCCACGCCCTCATGGGCCAGTAcccaaaaggctattggctaaagaaTTCCCACAACAGTAGAATAGATTATTCTTGTTTGTCCTTTGCTTTCCTGGGTGATGCTCATTTGTTTATTCTGACACAAGGGTGATTCCCTGAGTGTCACGAGGGGTGGGgatggctgtcctctggcttgtGGTCATCTGAGGCCATCCAATGACAACAAGCAGGCTGGTCAGGACCGCATTGAGAATGGCAGTGGCATAGCCCCAGCTCAGCTGGCATGTTCCACTGTAGTACACGGAGGAGCCTTCACAGACTTCTTTGGCTAATGGGGAAGCCAGAGTGACTGGAAAAACCAGCAGGCCTACAAGAGTGGAGGCTGCTGGGAGCAGCAGAAAGGGAAAGTCAGTCTTGGGCAAAGGCTTCTGGGATGATCTGTCATCCCAAGACTCACTCAGAGCCCTGCCTTCCCCTACCACCACTAcatatccatccatttatccaccaATCCATCCAACTATCAAATCATCCATCCTTCCAtgcacctacccatccatccaccaatcTATCCAGCTATCAAATCATCCATCCTTCTAACCACTTACCCagtcatccatccacccatccactcacctacctacccacccacctgTCCACCTATCTGTGCGTgcacccactcacccatctatccatcgacccatcatctctccatccacccatcatgtCTCCATCCACCCACTCTAGAGactaaggcacacacacacacacacacacacacactttgcccAAGGTCCTGGCAGACggtgatatttttttctgctcagtTTATCACCACATGCATTAGAGTAGAATTCTGGGGGGTCAAATTGCAGATTCCTGGGGAGCTTCGACACTGTGTAACTAAGTGTATTCTCACAAACTCTAAAGATCaagaatctattaaaaataaaggcaaaagaaACTCCTGGTGGCAACAGTAAGGCTAGAAATAAAACGATCCACACTTGGCTGGGGTCCTCCTGCTGAGAAGAAGGCAGCTTCAGGCTCAGAAGTAAGATTCAAGCAGATCCCTGCAGAGAGGGGAGGGACTGTGGGGTGAGTATGGGATTACAGCAGCAGAGAGAAGTGAGCAGCTGgggaggccaggccaggccagggtgGGAGGGCTGAGGCAGCAAAGAGAGACTTGGGTTTCCCTCTTCCTGCCACGGGAAGCCCTTGGAAGGTGGGTAAACCAGTCATTTGGGTCTTGTTTCCCTCAGCTGGTCTGGTCTGTGAGCACAGGAGAGGTGGGAGgcacagggggtgggggtgggggggcaggtatgtcagggcaggagaggaagaggaagacaggagCCTGTGGGGCAGGGTGAGAGGGGTGGAAGGTGAATTAGATGAGAGGCTCCCAGCAACTAGAGAAGAGCGACCCTCCTCCACTGAGGCTGAAGTGAAGCGGGGACTAGACCCCAGCATTTTCTCAGCTCTTGGTTGGGCATCCTCGGGCAGTGCACAGCCTACCCAACATGCAGTGGTAGCGATGGTAAACATGGTACAGAACGGATGGACCAAAGAGAAACACAGGGGTCGACAGGACTCGTTAGCTAGGGTCGGATGTGGGTGGTCCCCTCCAAGATCTCGGCACTGTCTGCAGGAGTTTACCTGCTGCTGCCTGCACCACGGGTGTTGGACCAGAGCCCCTCCTGGGATATAATCTTC is from Microtus pennsylvanicus isolate mMicPen1 chromosome 1, mMicPen1.hap1, whole genome shotgun sequence and encodes:
- the Lhfpl7 gene encoding LHFPL tetraspan subfamily member 7 protein isoform X2, encoding MEVSVRAALGLSLTGMSGLSLVSPAWFQSPSFSYGVFMHCSWSQDNRWNQSCMTFGSLKDMPGLAWKVSAATLLGGWVLLAISALLLLAWALASRRLYPRRGSGPTPVVQAAAAASTLVGLLVFPVTLASPLAKEVCEGSSVYYSGTCQLSWGYATAILNAVLTSLLVVIGWPQMTTSQRTAIPTPRDTQGITLVSE